One genomic segment of Natrononativus amylolyticus includes these proteins:
- a CDS encoding O-antigen ligase family protein, whose protein sequence is MSTSTPDTLRRSRQLFSLELALVLLLCYNIYISARYFGGVLEGLPINYLLLAAIAVGAAGSLVRSPPRAEQLVAIGLFALFVLFYAVSVLWSSGGSYTQWKLLRVVVVIPILFVGSVALFSGSPRRTHRFFVLFGIAAVVLSTEVLYSRLLLDRAAHWQLNVNYILISRVLGVGVLVFTYLCFQASERWRQLLYGFLSLFSFGAMLQTGGRGPLIALLGALFVYGGWLALRSDWTISPKQLVASVAVGAVGAGSAAWVFRDSRTIERLTSLLTWSEEQSASSRVDYFVSSIQYWADRPILGHGLGEFPLLYYGEDIRYYPHNVVLEIAVEAGIVGTALFLGLVGYVVAVSLSAETDRPLLHGLAVSFFVYVFANAMVTGDLSTNRILFVSLPVLLFVVDAPDPSVDRERDASVTDGDEDRARTPTPSTGR, encoded by the coding sequence ATGAGTACGAGCACCCCCGACACTCTCCGCCGTAGCCGTCAGCTGTTCTCTCTCGAGCTAGCACTCGTGTTACTGCTGTGTTACAACATCTACATTTCCGCCAGGTATTTCGGTGGCGTACTCGAGGGTCTGCCGATCAACTATCTCCTGCTCGCAGCCATCGCAGTGGGTGCAGCCGGCTCGCTGGTTCGGTCGCCGCCGCGAGCTGAGCAACTGGTCGCGATCGGACTCTTCGCGCTTTTCGTACTGTTTTACGCAGTTTCCGTGCTGTGGAGCAGCGGCGGAAGCTACACCCAGTGGAAGCTGCTCCGGGTTGTCGTGGTTATCCCGATACTGTTCGTCGGCAGCGTCGCCCTGTTTTCGGGCTCCCCGCGGCGAACCCATCGGTTTTTCGTCCTGTTCGGTATCGCGGCGGTCGTTCTCAGTACGGAGGTGTTGTACTCCAGGCTCCTGCTCGACCGGGCCGCACACTGGCAGCTGAACGTCAACTACATCCTCATCTCGCGCGTTCTCGGCGTCGGCGTCCTCGTCTTCACGTACCTCTGCTTCCAGGCCAGCGAACGCTGGCGCCAATTGCTGTACGGATTTCTCTCGCTGTTTAGCTTCGGGGCCATGTTACAAACCGGCGGGAGAGGGCCGCTGATCGCGCTGCTCGGCGCGCTGTTCGTCTACGGCGGGTGGCTCGCGCTTCGAAGCGACTGGACAATTTCTCCGAAACAACTGGTGGCCAGCGTCGCGGTCGGCGCAGTCGGCGCCGGTAGCGCTGCCTGGGTGTTCCGGGATTCGAGGACCATCGAGCGGTTGACCAGCCTGCTCACGTGGAGCGAAGAGCAGAGTGCGAGCAGCCGGGTCGATTACTTCGTCAGTAGCATCCAGTACTGGGCCGACCGCCCGATCCTGGGCCACGGACTCGGCGAGTTCCCGCTCCTCTACTACGGCGAAGACATCCGGTACTACCCGCACAACGTCGTACTCGAGATCGCCGTCGAGGCCGGCATCGTCGGGACGGCGCTGTTCCTGGGACTCGTCGGCTACGTCGTGGCCGTCTCACTCAGTGCGGAGACCGACCGGCCGCTCCTCCACGGCCTCGCGGTTTCGTTTTTCGTGTACGTCTTCGCGAACGCGATGGTTACGGGCGATCTCTCGACGAACCGTATCCTCTTCGTTTCCCTCCCGGTGCTCCTGTTCGTCGTCGACGCTCCCGATCCCTCCGTCGACCGCGAGCGGGACGCGTCGGTCACCGACGGCGACGAGGACCGTGCCCGAACGCCGACGCCTTCAACCGGTAGGTAA